In Cydia amplana chromosome 13, ilCydAmpl1.1, whole genome shotgun sequence, a single genomic region encodes these proteins:
- the LOC134653659 gene encoding uncharacterized protein LOC134653659 — translation MDNPAQGLNPEVAPMTGPHKGASGAGSSTSPDWEEPMEGQDRAEAAPKKRPHEGNRVLDYETHVGSGPKVSTSLRGRAKAMAKKASIGHFTGLAAAKARLKAYKEDLLLEVLDSQEGKGKGVVPPLLLRRSQGDNKKKGDKEPWMVSPSPSPSQEMTESSPPLYTGTDYIEIVREATHIVLEAAGKSGNLNGQVWGKLNQACRDILAATDVLADRVEDEELRALKADNNLMREQLAQCQTEMKALRRALSERTIQPPQAPTAQCDQATDFSEALKEALKELKEDLKRDLTITMGNMISARTGYFPEPVPRPPLAADRNKTTANQPEPQSGAPPSRAVTGAPPTRQPKAPVAQPSAPATKKRANSAPRQKTVKEPSASPPSQPATNTQAPAESWTQVVRRGNGKSAKPPSPPAAPARKPAPAGPRKLVVPATAAIVMALKPESEATYASILFKVTKSVKLADVGVEHVKVRKTAAGARILEVSGSDNGRAADELCRKMTEVIGEEARVYRPTKMADLRISGLDEAATQEEIAGAIAKLGECSINEVKVGSIRAQYNGTASTLAQCPITAAKRVTAAGRLQIGWSSALVVALDPTPMRCFRCMGTGHTRALCPSPVDRSGLCFRCSRPDHKRVDCKAETAFCSVCHAAKRPAGHIMGGFSCTPPPAKGKEALPKTQRASSVNNIDQRACEGQNMDI, via the coding sequence ATGGATAACCCCGCGCAGGGGTTAAACCCGGAGGTGGCTCCAATGACTGGGCCCCATAAAGGGGCTTCAGGGGCGGGTTCTTCGACCTCGCCCGACTGGGAGGAACCTATGGAGGGCCAGGACAGGGCTGAGGCCGCGCCCAAGAAGAGGCCCCATGAGGGAAACCGGGTCCTGGATTATGAGACTCACGTTGGGAGCGGGCCTAAAGTTAGCACCTCGCTGAGGGGTAGGGCCAAGGCCATGGCGAAGAAAGCCTCCATAGGCCACTTTACCGGCCTGGCAGCAGCCAAGGCCAGACTGAAGGCCTATAAGGAGGACTTGCTCTTAGAGGTGCTGGACAGCCAGGAGGGAAAGGGAAAGGGAGTGGTCCCCCCTTTACTCCTGAGAAGGTCCCAgggggacaacaaaaagaagGGGGATAAGGAGCCGTGGATGGTGAGCCCGTCCCCTTCTCCAAGTCAAGAAATGACAGAAAGCAGCCCGCCCCTATACACAGGGACGGACTACATAGAAATAGTGCGGGAGGCGACCCATATTGTCCTAGAGGCTGCCGGAAAATCCGGCAACCTAAATGGACAAGTCTGGGGCAAACTGAACCAGGCCTGCCGGGACATCCTGGCGGCCACTGACGTCCTGGCGGATAGAGTAGAGGACGAGGAGTTGCGGGCCTTAAAGGCAGACAATAACCTAATGCGGGAGCAACTTGCCCAATGTCAGACCGAGATGAAGGCCCTTCGTAGAGCCTTATCTGAGAGGACGATCCAGCCCCCACAGGCCCCGACGGCCCAATGCGACCAGGCGACGGACTTCTCTGAGGCCCTCAAAGAGGCCCTCAAGGAATTGAAGGAGGACCTGAAGCGGGACCTTACAATTACTATGGGAAACATGATCTCGGCCCGCACGGGCTATTTCCCTGAGCCGGTCCCCCGCCCTCCTCTCGCTGCGGACAGGAATAAGACGACCGCGAACCAGCCGGAACCTCAATCTGGGGCGCCGCCCTCAAGGGCAGTGACAGGTGCGCCGCCCACAAGGCAGCCTAAGGCCCCTGTGGCCCAGCCTTCGGCACCAGCGACCAAGAAGAGGGCTAACTCTGCTCCTAGGCAGAAGACGGTGAAGGAGCCTAGTGCCTCTCCACCCTCGCAGCCGGCAACAAACACACAAGCGCCTGCTGAGTCTTGGACGCAGGTTGTCAGGAGGGGCAATGGCAAATCCGCCAAGCCCCCTTCCCCCCCTGCCGCCCCGGCTCGGAAACCGGCACCAGCGGGCCCGCGGAAGCTGGTTGTGCCCGCCACGGCCGCGATCGTGATGGCCTTGAAGCCGGAGTCTGAGGCGACATACGCCTCAATTTTGTTTAAGGTCACCAAATCGGTGAAGCTTGCTGATGTGGGTGTAGAGCACGTCAAGGTCCGCAAAACAGCTGCTGGAGCCAGGATACTTGAGGTGTCCGGGTCCGACAATGGTAGGGCGGCTGACGAACTCTGCCGAAAAATGACGGAGGTGATCGGAGAGGAAGCCCGAGTATACAGGCccaccaaaatggcggacttacgcATTTCGGGCCTAGATGAGGCAGCCACTCAGGAAGAGATCGCGGGAGCAATCGCTAAATTGGGAGAGTGCTCAATAAATGAAGTTAAGGTGGGATCGATTAGGGCCCAATATAATGGGACAGCGTCGACTCTGGCACAGTGCCCTATAACGGCAGCCAAGAGGGTCACCGCAGCGGGTCGACTTCAAATAGGATGGTCCTCGGCTCTAGTAGTGGCGCTGGACCCAACACCGATGAGGTGCTTCAGGTGTATGGGCACGGGGCACACCAGAGCACTATGCCCGTCGCCAGTAGATAGGAGCGGTCTCTGCTTCCGGTGTAGCAGGCCGGACCACAAGAGGGTGGACTGCAAGGCGGAGACTGCCTTCTGCTCGGTATGTCATGCGGCCAAACGCCCAGCGGGACACATAATGGGTGGCTTTTCCTGTACGCCCCCACCAGCAAAAGGCAAAGAGGCTCTTCCGAAGACCCAAAGAGCCTCTTCAGTGAATAACATCGACCAACGGGCCTGTGAGGGacaaaatatggatatttag